DNA sequence from the Manduca sexta isolate Smith_Timp_Sample1 chromosome 25, JHU_Msex_v1.0, whole genome shotgun sequence genome:
ATAACTTACATAAAGTATATACTTGTTTAATCTAGGGGGTGGGGGGCAACTGCCCTCCCAAAACGCCTCTCCCATCAAAACGCCCATACCTGTGTACCTGCAGGGGGAAATTGAATAACCAAAGCGCCCAGGTTTTGTGAAGCTTTTTCTTCTTATGAAATGAACGTATCACTTTATCGCCTTCAGACGACTATACCAGACAATTCAAATGTGTTTcatcatattgaaataaaaaaaacttgctttaattttgatgattGTATCTGAGAATGTAAGTGGACTTCTCTTTTTCATTTTCGCGGCCGATAAAGCAATAAGAtggacatattatatatattttacactaCGGATGTTCATCAGacttaaacaataatatgttaTCACAGATTCGGGTGTGCATAGTTTACTTATCAGCGTAGTATCTGCAGGAACCAATATAGatcaataagtaaaataaggGGAAGGACCGCTGCCAtaataaaactgataatatcaaattaacCACGATATGAATTATTTGTCCGGATAATTTACAGTAAGGAAAAAATTATTACTAAGAAATATCCCGGCACTAGACTGTATATCCTCCTTAACCTAATAACAGTATATATGAGTTTTTGTTCGGATGTAACTGATTTGATTCCCAGATCGGACAACACCTCGTGTAGTTTTTTCAAGCATTATTTACCTGGGGTTGGACTCTCCAATAGATCAAGCCGTCATCAGTCAAATGTTAAATCGTAAAAACTAGATAAAATTGCTTCTTTGACTCTCGTACTAAAGGGTTTGCACAGAACCGAAAAAACACAAAATGGAGAAGGGCAGTTGAAAGAAGATGAAGCTCCCGGCATTCGACCTATGAAGAAACTTCAAATAcacggttaaaatattatgttaaaacacGGTAGGtgtttatgtacaaaatatattaacagtAAGAATAACACACGAAactaaaatacttacaaaaacctttttatattCGAGGGCACCtggtgcaataaaatatatgaattaaatattcctGTATTCATTAAATTCACACCTACGAacatgtatttgtaaaatagtgaaataaaaactgTCACACAAGAAGAGGAAAACTTCATCcaagcattatttttaaaaatgtattatgattaacagaaaaaataataatataatcaggATAAATTCAATGGACTGCAGAAATTCTTggcttaaaataaatgattttgcaAAATCAATAGATATGTTACGTACGTACGagttttatctccaaagggatATCGACGACATACAGACCGACACAATCACGAACTATCGGAGATAAGGTTACATTCATCGAGCTGGTACCGCGGACACTCGTTGTGACATTGTACAAAGTATATCGCGGAAGATGGCTGcgattaaaaagtattttaaaaaagaattccAAGTTCCTATGTTAACATTGGAGCACGATGATTTGACGGATTTTTATTTGAGCTCCTGTCAGAAGAACCGTTCGGCTGTGCCTCTCTTGTGTTTACGGATGATTGTGTTTTTAGGGTGTGTAGGAATACTGCTATCGTCAATGATACTGACGATTCCCCAGATGAATTTTGGACATTGGTGTATATTCCTCACGCATTGGggtgtaattttaattacaattacatcGGGTAGTGCTGCGTTACTCTCGCTCAAAGTCTGTATAGGAGATCCGAATCGTAagtaaaaaactattaattcTCAGAAAAACCACTAAAACGTATATGTAAAAGAACATCATATTTAtaatggttttattaaaaaggttTAAAGTATACGCGTGCTCTCGAATGCCAGTACTTAATGATGTCAAATAGTTTGAACTTTATTGTATATCAATACCTAATTCATCCGATGTAAATGTGGAGTATATTAGGTACCATTTGTTATATTACactaatatttttgaaaaatacacTATTTTAGCTATAAACGAATGGCACATACTCTATTTACATAATAGTTATCTGGTAAACAGATAGCGCCGGTATGTGCAGACAATATTATTCTATCAAGCATTTTTACAAGTTATAAATTCACTTTTTGTCACAGAAAAATATCTAAACGAATAATACACGATTACATGCATTTATATCAAGTAACggacatattatacataattgcGTTTCAGGTACATCGACTGACTTACAATTGTATGTGAAAATTTACTGGGTGCTCTATAACATAACAGTCCCTTTGGCAGTCCTCATCACTGCCTTTTATTGGACTTTTCTTACTGGAGCAGGTGTGTATTAAgctattattatcaaaacaattttgttgACGCTTTGTCTTCATTACGCCAAAATCCTATATaccaatatttcttttaaaccaGCTGGAGTATTCTGACTTGCTATCTATTACCTTACGTAATGTTCTTGTACAGAAACTCTGCGGCATCTTTCTGTGTAGAGGacgaaatatataaatgaatacttTACATATTTCCGTCATATTATCTgttcatacaatatttaatatatcctATGGGCCTATATGTAGAATACAAATAGGTTGTTAGACTTATATGACAGCACATGTAAATCGAATAATGAACATATTCGACTGAATCACCAAAACTTATCATTTAACATGAGTcatgtttaaaatgtaaggTAAGACATCGCTAAACAATTTATCAGCCCATTTAAatgtaatcttttttttttcaattatgctGATATAAATAATCCCAAAGTATAATTCAAATACTTTAGTCTTTGCGATTAGTCAATTAATGAACAAACGTGTTGCCCGACATGTGATGAAAGTCCTTTATATTTACAAGAAAAGGGAATCTTAAGGTAAGAGATGTCGGCTTTTGACGATTAAAGCTATATGTCATTTAATTAGGTCGTAGAAAAGACCGAAACTACACTCCCAAAATCCCAGACAGGAAAACATGTACAAGTAATTTAGATGAAACAAAACAACTTAATCGCCTATAACGGTCATTCGCCTGTCATTTGAAGACGCAAACAAACGTCATTGATACGTAGTACCTCGTCATATATTATTAACCAGGATAGAACTATAAAAAATCATAGTTGCTAATACATAGAGCCGTTTTCCTCGTGCCGGTATCACGTTACTCGTAggtataaacaataacatattaaCCATTAGGGATGTCCTCACCAACGACGTCATACCTTCTGAATTACGCGTTCAACTATGACTTTGCCTTGCATAATAAAGAAATGACAGTAACTATTGTAAggtactaaataatatattgtatcatAAACATGACGAATGGACTGGGTCATAACCCTCACAAAATTGAGCAATCTATCAGAGACAAGACGATAATGCGGCCAATATT
Encoded proteins:
- the LOC115443770 gene encoding protein rolling stone, whose translation is MAAIKKYFKKEFQVPMLTLEHDDLTDFYLSSCQKNRSAVPLLCLRMIVFLGCVGILLSSMILTIPQMNFGHWCIFLTHWGVILITITSGSAALLSLKVCIGDPNRTSTDLQLYVKIYWVLYNITVPLAVLITAFYWTFLTGADVDFAVDPVLDVFIHAVNAVVMIVLVVFSRTPSRLLHFLHPLGFGIIYVIFSVIYYAAGGLSPFGAVYIYPMLDWSSPGIAMITVVGSAIFLILGHVLIVLIALGRDKLSNRFFKDTHSMNIYSDAYN